In a genomic window of Carassius auratus strain Wakin unplaced genomic scaffold, ASM336829v1 scaf_tig00035641, whole genome shotgun sequence:
- the LOC113082042 gene encoding cathepsin O-like isoform X1: MAFTLTLVILIIYHELLTGSNSVELLSRKYLTDGERLKTFQQGNENSQRRINFQSSLKRQAFLNSAMKKSNHSARYGINQFSDLSPQQFRERYLTVWNETAPKFDPSMSGIQVKMNYPPKFDWRDHGVVGPVRNQESCGGCWAFSVVEAIETVSAKDSGELQQLSVQQVIDCSYKNKGCDGGSPVGALDWLAQTKLKLVKEADYPFEDKAGICQYFPQSHAGVAVRNYSAYDFSGHEEVMMSVLVESGPLVVIVDAISWQDYLGGIIQHHCSSHNANHAVLMTGYDTTGEVPYWIVRNSWGTSWGDDGYAYIKIGNDMCGIADNVAAVLV; this comes from the exons ATGGCGTTTACTTTAACGttagttattttgataatttaccaTGAACTGCTCACGGGATCCAACAGCGTCGAACTACTTAGCAGGAAATATCTGACGGACGGAGAACGATTGAAGACTTTTCAGCAAGGAAATGAAAACAGTCAGAGGCGGATTAATTTTCAG AGTTCACTCAAGAGACAAGCCTTTCTGAATTCAGCAATGAAGAAATCAAACCACTCTGCCCGTTATGGCATCAACCAGTTCTCAGACTTATCTCCACAACAATTCAGAG agCGATATCTCACAGTCTGGAATGAGACGGCTCCAAAGTTCGACCCCTCCATGTCTGGAATTCAAGTTAAGATGAATTATCCTCCCAAGTTTGATTGGAGGGACCATGGGGTTGTCGGGCCAGTCCGAAACCAGGAGTCG TGTGGAGGATGCTGGGCCTTCAGTGTGGTGGAGGCCATTGAAACGGTTTCTGCTAAAGATAGTGGAGAACTGCAGCAGCTCAGTGTGCAGCAGGTTATAGACTGCTCTTATAAAAACAAGGGCTGTGATGGCGGATCTCCTGTCGGAGCTCTGGATTGGCTCGCACAG accaaaCTAAAGTTAGTAAAAGAGGCGGATTATCCGTTTGAAGACAAGGCTGGGATCTGCCAGTACTTTCCTCAGTCTCACGCCGGAGTGGCTGTGAGGAATTACTCGGCGTATGACTTCAG TGGACATGAAGAGGTGATGATGAGTGTGCTGGTGGAGTCGGGACCTCTTGTTGTCATTGTGGATGCCATCAGCTGGCAGGATTATCTGGGCGGCATCATACAGCACCACTGCTCCAGCCACAACGCCAACCATGCTGTACTGATGACTGGTTATGATACCACAG GGGAAGTGCCATATTGGATAGTACGCAATTCATGGGGGACCTCATGGGGTGACGATGGATATGCTTACATAAAAATAGGGAACGACATGTGTG GCATTGCGGACAATGTTGCTGCTGTTTTGGTGTAA
- the LOC113082043 gene encoding teneurin-3-like isoform X2, with translation MTGRLYVSDTNSRRIYSPQGLPARSEPQQNVEVVAGTGDHCLPFDETQCGDGGPATEALLTGPKGITVDKNGLIYFVDGTVIRKVDQNGIISTLLGSNDLASARPLSCDSVMDIHQVSLEWPTDLAVSPMDNSLFVLDGGVVLRITEEGQVSVAAGRPLHCPMASTDILVTETQQATQTHLESPSAITVSFNGVLHIAETDERKMSRIRSVAADGEITHLAGAPSDCDCKTDVNCDCYLTGDGFAKDARLNGPSSLAAAPDGTLYVADLGNVRIRAIGKNKPALNSMGLYEVASSMEQEVYMFDSNGTHQHTAKLITGDFKYNFSYSNEGDLTSVADSYGNTLRIRRDASRLPVRIVAPDNQVIWLTVGSSGGLKTLGTQGREQVLLTYHGNSGLLATKSTANGWTTFYDYDTEGRLTNVTFPTGVVTSLAYDMDTVSTVERESSERDEAAIITTNQSAIQNVLTLHQDQLKNNYVIGYDHSLWILYANGMNTHYQTEPHILAGASSPTLARRNMTLPDDSGQNLVEWRFRKEQTRTKVTVFGRKLRVNGRNILSVDYDRALRIEKIYDDHRKFLLKIGYDTAGQPTLWMPSSKLLPVNLTRNSNGQLSAIHWGSVSERAEYDGQGRLLSRTFPDGKTWRYTYLEKSTVLILASQRQYVFEFDPQGGLSAVTMPSVARYTMETIRSVSYYRNLYHMPESNASVAVDYSEDGRLLRVAQLGTGRRVLYRYRWHNKLSEVLYDSTRVSFTYDETAGVLKTVNLQSEGFICTIRYRQLGPLVDRQIYRFSEDGMVNARFDYAYDSSLRVTSIQGVINETPLPIDLYQYDDISGKVEQFGKFGVIYYDINQIISTSVMTYTKHFDGHGRVREIQYELFRSLLFWITVQYDDMGRVTKREMKIGSFANATKYSYEYDVDGQLQTVYLNEKMTWRYSYDLNGNIHLLSPANSARIMPLRYDLRDRITRLGDLQYELDEDGFLCQRGSEIFQYNSNGHLECVYSKSNGWSVQYRYDGLGRRVSTKSSIGQHLQFFYADLSYPSRITHVYNHSSSQITSLYYDLQGHLFAMEISSGAEFYIACDNIGSPLAVFGSDGTLLKQIHYTAYGEVYSDSNPDIQLVIGFHGGLYEPLTKLLHFGVRDYDIMSGRWTAPDFMQWEKIIKNPGPFNLYMFRNNNPISKVQKVRDYLTDVNTWLVTFGFHLHNSIPGFPIPISEMTQASYELAKSQVWDDLTASFAVQQHVIRQAEAFLSFGDLPQVEFGPSHRADKPWLWFASSDSLIGRGIMLALYKGIVITRALSLANEDCVKVANILNGALYLKDLHFILDGRDTHFFVKMNSPEADLAALRLTSGRKELENAVNVTVSQSTAVLGGRTRRFADVEFQRGALTLHVRYGASLDEERVRVLELARQRALAISWSREQQRVRNGEEGSRLWTEGERRQLLSSGRVQGYDGYYVLSVEQYPELADSVSNIQFLRQNEIGKR, from the exons GTGTCTTTAGAATGGCCGACAGATCTGGCTGTTAGTCCGATGGATAACTCATTGTTTGTGCTGGACGGCGGTGTAGTTTTGCGGATCACTGAGGAGGGGCAGGTCAGTGTGGCAGCAGGCAGACCCCTTCACTGCCCCATGGCTTCTACAGACATCTTGGTGACAGAAACACAGCAAGCCACGCAAACCCATCTGGAATCCCCAAGCGCCATCACTGTCTCCTTCAATGGAGTGCTGCACATCGCAGAGACAGACGAGAGGAAGATGAGCCGCATACGCAGCGTGGCAGCAGATGGCGAGATCACTCACCTGGCTGGGGCGCCTTCAGATTGCGACTGCAAGACCGATGTCAACTGTGATTGTTACCTTACAGGAGACGGCTTCGCTAAAGATGCTCGGCTGAATGGGCCGTCCTCTCTCGCGGCAGCTCCGGATGGAACCCTGTATGTAGCTGACCTGGGAAACGTTCGCATTCGAGCGATTGGAAAAAACAAGCCTGCACTTAACAGTATGGGCTTGTATGAAGTGGCATCGTCCATGGAGCAGGAAGTATACATGTTTGACAGTAATGGCACACACCAGCACACGGCCAAACTGATCACAGGAGACTTCAAATACAACTTCAGCTATAGCAATGAAGGAGATCTGACCTCAGTGGCCGACAGTTATGGGAACACGCTACGGATTCGCCGGGATGCCAGCCGCCTTCCTGTCCGCATCGTTGCACCTGACAACCAGGTTATTTGGCTAACTGTAGGCTCGAGTGGTGGGCTGAAGACCCTTGGCACACAGGGGCGTGAACAGGTGCTGCTAACTTACCATGGCAACAGTGGTCTACTGGCAACCAAGAGCACTGCCAATGGATGGACAACATTCTATGA CTATGACACAGAGGGACGACTGACCAATGTAACTTTTCCTACTGGTGTGGTTACCAGCCTGGCCTATGACATGGATACTGTCTCTACAGTAGAAAGAGAAAGTTCTGAACGAGATGAAGCTGCAATCATAACTACAAACCAGTCAGCAATTCAAAATGTCCTCACATTACATCAAG atcAGCTGAAGAACAACTATGTGATTGGTTATGACCATTCCTTGTGGATTCTGTATGCCAACGGAATGAACACTCACTACCAGACGGAACCACACATTCTGGCTGGTGCATCCTCCCCTACGCTGGCACGAAGAAATATGACCCTACCTGATGACAGTGGGCAAAACTTGGTTGAATGGCGCTTTCGTAAAGAGCAGACAAGGACGAAGGTCACTGTGTTTGGACGCAAGTTACGA GTAAATGGACGGAACATTTTGTCTGTTGATTATGACCGAGCGCTGAGGATTGAAAAGATCTATGATGATCACCGTAAATTCCTTCTGAAGATTGGTTATGACACAGCAGGTCAGCCCACTCTCTGGATGCCAAGTAGCAAGCTGCTGCCTGTCAACCTTACTCGCAATAGCAATGGGCAGTTGAGTGCCATACACTGGGGCTCTGTCTCAGAGAGGGCCGAGTATGATGGACAAGGCCGTCTGCTTTCCAGAACATTTCCCGATGGGAAGACCTGGCGCTACACATATCTGGAGAAG tCCACTGTCCTGATACTTGCAAGTCAGCGGCAGTATGTCTTTGAATTTGACCCTCAGGGAGGTCTTTCAGCAGTCACTATGCCTAGTGTGGCACGATACACTATGGAGACCATACGCTCGGTGTCTTACTACCGCAACCTTTACCATATGCCTGAGAGCAACGCTTCCGTCGCTGTAGACTACAGTGAGGATGGCAGGCTCCTGAGAGTGGCACAGCTGGGCACAGGACGGAGAGTCCTTTACCGGTACCGCTGGCACAACAAACTCTCAGAGGTTCTGTACGATAGCACTCGCGTCAGCTTCACCTATGATGAGACAGCAGGTGTGCTGAAGACGGTCAATCTGCAGAGTGAGGGTTTTATATGCACCATTAGATACAGGCAGCTTGGCCCACTGGTAGACCGACAGATCTACCGCTTCAGTGAGGACGGAATGGTAAATGCTCGCTTTGACTACGCTTATGACAGTAGTCTGCGTGTGACGAGTATTCAGGGGGTCATCAATGAAACCCCACTGCCTATTGACCTTTATCAGTATGATGACATCTCAGGGAAAGTGGAGCAGTTCGGCAAATTTGGCGTCATCTATTATGACATCAACCAGATCATCTCTACCTCTGTCATGACTTACACCAAACACTTTGACGGACATGGTCGGGTTCGAGAGATTCAGTATGAATTATTCCGGTCTCTGCTCTTCTGGATCACGGTCCAGTATGACGATATGGGCAGAGTAACCAAGCGGGAAATGAAGATTGGCTCGTTTGCTAATGCTACCAAGTACAGTTATGAATATGATGTGGACGGGCAGTTGCAGACAGTCTACCtcaatgagaaaatgacatgGCGCTACAGCTATGACTTAAACGGGAACATACACCTGCTGAGTCCAGCAAACAGCGCACGAATCATGCCCCTCCGTTATGACCTGCGAGACCGTATAACTCGTCTTGGAGATCTGCAGTACGAGTTGGACGAAGATGGGTTTCTTTGCCAGAGAGGCTCTGAGATCTTCCAGTACAACTCCAATGGCCACCTAGAATGTGTCTACAGTAAATCCAACGGCTGGTCTGTCCAGTACCGTTACGATGGTTTGGGAAGAAGAGTATCAACAAAGTCCAGCATAGGACAACACCTGCAGTTCTTTTATGCTGATCTGAGCTACCCAAGCAGGATAACACATGTCTACAACCATTCCAGCTCTCAGATTACCTCTCTATACTATGACCTGCAGGGACACTTGTTTGCAATGGAGATCAGCAGTGGAGCAGAGTTCTACATCGCTTGTGATAACATAGGATCACCACTGGCTGTCTTTGGCAGTGATGGTACCCTGCTCAAGCAGATTCATTATACAGCCTATGGCGAGGTCTACTCGGACTCCAATCCTGACATTCAGCTGGTGATTGGGTTTCATGGAGGACTTTATGAACCTCTAACAAAACTGCTTCATTTTGGAGTGAGGGATTATGACATCATGTCAGGTCGCTGGACTGCACCTGACTTCATGCAGTGGGAGAAAATAATCAAGAACCCAGGCCCTTTCAATCTCTACATGTTCCGAAACAACAACCCAATAAGTAAAGTGCAGAAAGTTAGAGACTACTTAACAG ATGTGAACACCTGGCTGGTCACATTTGGATTCCATCTCCATAATAGTATCCCTGGTTTCCCTATCCCCATTTCTGAGATGACACAAGCCTCTTATGAACTGGCCAAAAGTCAAGTGTGGGACGACCTGACA GCCAGCTTTGCAGTCCAGCAGCACGTCATCCGACAAGCTGAAGCATTTCTATCATTTGGGGATCTGCCACAGGTTGAGTTCGGCCCTAGCCACAGGGCTGATAAACCCTGGCTGTGGTTTGCCTCAAGTGATTCTTTGATAGGTCGTGGGATCATGCTGGCCCTTTACAAGGGTATCGTGATAACTCGCGCACTAAGCCTGGCTAATGAGGATTGCGTCAAGGTTGCCAACATCCTCAATGGCGCACTTTACTTGAAAGACCTGCACTTTATTTTGGATGGCAGAGACACACACTTCTTTGTGAAAATGAATTCTCCTGAAGCAGACCTGGCAGCGCTGCGGCTTACTAGCGGACGGAAAGAACTTGAGAATGCGGTGAACGTGACGGTGTCGCAGTCCACAGCTGTGCTAGGTGGCCGCACCCGGCGCTTCGCAGATGTGGAGTTTCAGAGGGGGGCTCTCACCCTGCACGTGCGCTACGGGGCGTCTCTGGATGAGGAACGAGTGCGTGTTTTAGAGCTGGCCCGACAGAGGGCTCTCGCCATCTCGTGGTCACGTGAGCAGCAGCGGGTCCGGAACGGAGAGGAAGGATCCCGCCTATGGACTGAGGGAGAGAGGAGGCAGCTTCTCAGCAGCGGACGAGTGCAAGGCTACGATGGATACTATGTGCTGTCGGTAGAGCAGTATCCTGAACTAGCCGACAGCGTCAGCAACATTCAGTTCCTCAGACAAAATGAGATTGGCAAAAGGTAG
- the LOC113082042 gene encoding cathepsin O-like isoform X2, with amino-acid sequence MAFTLTLVILIIYHELLTGSNSVELLSRKYLTDGERLKTFQQGNENSQRRINFQSSLKRQAFLNSAMKKSNHSARYGINQFSDLSPQQFRERYLTVWNETAPKFDPSMSGIQVKMNYPPKFDWRDHGVVGPVRNQESTKLKLVKEADYPFEDKAGICQYFPQSHAGVAVRNYSAYDFSGHEEVMMSVLVESGPLVVIVDAISWQDYLGGIIQHHCSSHNANHAVLMTGYDTTGEVPYWIVRNSWGTSWGDDGYAYIKIGNDMCGIADNVAAVLV; translated from the exons ATGGCGTTTACTTTAACGttagttattttgataatttaccaTGAACTGCTCACGGGATCCAACAGCGTCGAACTACTTAGCAGGAAATATCTGACGGACGGAGAACGATTGAAGACTTTTCAGCAAGGAAATGAAAACAGTCAGAGGCGGATTAATTTTCAG AGTTCACTCAAGAGACAAGCCTTTCTGAATTCAGCAATGAAGAAATCAAACCACTCTGCCCGTTATGGCATCAACCAGTTCTCAGACTTATCTCCACAACAATTCAGAG agCGATATCTCACAGTCTGGAATGAGACGGCTCCAAAGTTCGACCCCTCCATGTCTGGAATTCAAGTTAAGATGAATTATCCTCCCAAGTTTGATTGGAGGGACCATGGGGTTGTCGGGCCAGTCCGAAACCAGGAGTCG accaaaCTAAAGTTAGTAAAAGAGGCGGATTATCCGTTTGAAGACAAGGCTGGGATCTGCCAGTACTTTCCTCAGTCTCACGCCGGAGTGGCTGTGAGGAATTACTCGGCGTATGACTTCAG TGGACATGAAGAGGTGATGATGAGTGTGCTGGTGGAGTCGGGACCTCTTGTTGTCATTGTGGATGCCATCAGCTGGCAGGATTATCTGGGCGGCATCATACAGCACCACTGCTCCAGCCACAACGCCAACCATGCTGTACTGATGACTGGTTATGATACCACAG GGGAAGTGCCATATTGGATAGTACGCAATTCATGGGGGACCTCATGGGGTGACGATGGATATGCTTACATAAAAATAGGGAACGACATGTGTG GCATTGCGGACAATGTTGCTGCTGTTTTGGTGTAA
- the LOC113082041 gene encoding tryptophan 2,3-dioxygenase A-like — protein MSGCPYFQRKFVSNSKQHQKEDEDDSQTGINKASKGGLIYGDYLQLDKIVTSQVLQSELKGNKIHDEHLFIVTHQAYELWFKQVLWELDSVREIFTSGHVRDERNMLKVNTRIHRIVIIFRLLLDQFAVLETMTALDFYDFREYLSSASGFQSLQFRLLENKIGVPHSQRVPYNRRHYRDNFGDQESELLLHSEQEPTLLQLVEQWLERTPGLEGDGFNFWGKLETNIFEGLRREKEKIEQKPASEMKEEMMAELIKQRDIFLSLFDEKRHNHLVSTGQRRLSYKALQGALMIYFYREEPRFQVPFQLLTSLMDIDTLMTKWRYNHVCMVHRMIGSKDGTGGSSGYQYLRSTVSDRYKVFVDLFNLATFLVPREWVPKLDPSEHTFLYMAECCDSSYCSSSDDSD, from the exons ATGAGTGGATGCCCATATTTTCAGAGGAaatttgt GTCAAACAGTAAGCAGCATCAGAAAGAAGATGAGGATGATTCTCAGACTGGAATTAACAAGGCCAGTAAAGGAGGTCTTATTTATGGTGACTACCTGCAG CTGGATAAAATAGTGACATCTCAGGTGCTTCAAAGTGAGCTGAAGGGAAACAAGATCCATGACGAACATCTGTTCATTGTCACACATCAAG CATATGAACTGTGGTTTAAACAAGTTCTGTGGGAGCTGGACTCAGTGAGAGAAATCTTCACCAGTGGACAT GTACGTGACGAGCGAAACATGCTCAAAGTCAACACTCGCATCCACAGGATTGTGATAATATTCAGACTGTTGCTTGACCAGTTTGCTGTTCTGGAAACCATGACTGCCTTAGACTTCTATGACTTCAG GGAATACCTCTCATCTGCTTCAGGCTTCCAGAGTCTGCAGTTTCGATTGTTGGAAAATAAGATTGGGGTCCCTCACAGCCAGAGGGTCCCCTACAACAGGAGGCATTACCGGGACAATTTCGGTGACCAGGAAAGTGAGCTGCTCCTCCACTCAGAGCAGGAGCCCACACTGCTGCAGCTAGTGGAG CAATGGCTGGAGAGAACGCCTGGCTTGGAGGGAGACGGATTCAATTTTTGGGGGAAACTGGAAACCAATATTTTCGAGGGGCTCAGGagggaaaaggaaaaaatagag CAAAAACCAGCCTCGGAAATGAAAGAGGAGATGATGGCCGAGCTCATTAAGCAGAGAGACATTTTCTTATCGCTCTTTGATGAGAAAAGACACAATCACTTAGTAAGCACAG GTCAGAGGAGGCTTTCCTATAAAGCCCTGCAAGGAGCCCTGATGATCTACTTCTACAG GGAGGAGCCTCGCTTTCAGGTTCCTTTCCAGCTCCTGACATCTCTGATGGACATCGACACCCTGATGACAAAATGGAGAT ACAACCACGTGTGTATGGTGCACAGAATGATTGGCAGTAAAGACGGCACAGGTGGCTCATCAGGCTATCAGTACCTGCGCTCCACCGTCAG TGATCGCTACAAGGTGTTTGTGGATCTGTTTAACCTGGCCACCTTCCTGGTTCCGAGGGAGTGGGTTCCCAAGCTGGACCCGAGTGAGCACACATTCCTGTACATGGCCGAATGCTGCGACAGCTCCTACTGCAGCAGCAGCGATGACTCAGACTAA